The sequence below is a genomic window from Rudanella lutea DSM 19387.
GTCGACTCATCGACGTGGGTAACCTTGCGGTTGCGCATGAAGAACCACAGCGCCGTGAAGGCCACAATCAGGATGATTGGGAAGGTGGTCATCTTGGCCAGTGTCGCCTGACCAGCCGCCAGTTCGAGGGCGTCGCCCGTCAGGCCAGCGGCCGATTTAGCTGCCCGCTCCGTGTCAATCCAGCCACCGATGATAGGCTGGAAAATAGAGGTTGAGAACATACCAACACCACCCATTACCGACATGCCCAGGGCGCCCGAAGCCGGAATCCGCTCGGCTACGAAACCGATCATGGTTGGCCAGAAATAACACACGCCAATAGCGAAGAACACAGCCGCTACGTAAGCCATTGGGCCCGTTACGCTGCTGAAAAGGTAAACACCGATGGCGGCAAAAACCGCTCCGCCGAGCAGTACACCCGTTTGGTCAAGTTGGTGGATGATAGGCCCACCGAAGTAACGGCCAACGGCCATCAGACCGGTCACCAGAGCCAGAATCAGCAGCGGGCTTGCTCCCGACTTGCTCATAATCAGACCTACCCACTGCTGCGGACCAAACTCGCTAATTGCCGTCAGGGCCATGCAGCAGAACATGAAAATGTACAGCGGTGTCAGCATAGCCTGGAAGTTGCTGGCCAACGAGGTTGAACCGGCCACTTTGGCGGTTGGGAATGTCTGACCAAAGAACAGGAACGCGTAGATGAGGGTCGGAATCATGATCACCCAAATCTGCGCCTGCCAGGGAAGGTTCAGGTTTTCAGGACCCATGAACAGCGAGATCAGGCTACCTACCACGATACCACCGGGGAACCACATGTGGAATCGGTTGAGCATCTTGTTCATGGTAACGCCCGAGTACATATCGGCAATCATGGGGTTACAGGCCGCTTCGGTACAACCATTGCCAATACCAATCAAAAAGGTTGAAATCAGCAGCGTGGTATAGCCCTGTGCGTAGATGGTGAGCAGAATACCCAGCAGGTGACACACAAACGCAATCTGCATGATCGTCTTGGGGCCAACGGTGTAGTACACCAGACCGCCGATAATCATAGAAATGGGGAAGCCCAAAAACCACATCGAGTTAATAAAACCCAATTGTTCGGCAGAAAGGCTTAGCTCGGTTCCCA
It includes:
- a CDS encoding MFS transporter, which translates into the protein MNQAVNQSRLFYASCFALITTAFSFSIRAGILAQLGTELSLSAEQLGFINSMWFLGFPISMIIGGLVYYTVGPKTIMQIAFVCHLLGILLTIYAQGYTTLLISTFLIGIGNGCTEAACNPMIADMYSGVTMNKMLNRFHMWFPGGIVVGSLISLFMGPENLNLPWQAQIWVIMIPTLIYAFLFFGQTFPTAKVAGSTSLASNFQAMLTPLYIFMFCCMALTAISEFGPQQWVGLIMSKSGASPLLILALVTGLMAVGRYFGGPIIHQLDQTGVLLGGAVFAAIGVYLFSSVTGPMAYVAAVFFAIGVCYFWPTMIGFVAERIPASGALGMSVMGGVGMFSTSIFQPIIGGWIDTERAAKSAAGLTGDALELAAGQATLAKMTTFPIILIVAFTALWFFMRNRKVTHVDESTVAQQPQL